The following are encoded together in the Natronincola ferrireducens genome:
- a CDS encoding tRNA threonylcarbamoyladenosine dehydratase, which produces MALHPFSRSELLIGTEGLNKLKESRVAVFGIGGVGTFAVEALARTGVGKFVLVDDDDICLTNINRQIHATRSTVGKAKVEVMKERIQDINPKAEVITYKELYNSETAERLLCQDYDYVIDAIDMVTAKLDLVVRCKERNIPIISSMGAGNKLDPTKFIIEDIYKTSICPLAKVMRKELRKRGIKDLKVVYSQEKPITPLIIDNDCKTDCICPNKDRTCTVRHQIPGSMAFVPSAVGLIIASVVVRDLINWEYS; this is translated from the coding sequence ATGGCATTACATCCTTTTTCAAGATCAGAATTATTAATTGGTACTGAAGGATTAAATAAATTAAAGGAAAGCAGGGTTGCAGTTTTTGGCATAGGTGGGGTAGGCACCTTTGCAGTAGAAGCTTTAGCTCGAACTGGAGTTGGAAAATTTGTTTTAGTCGATGATGATGATATATGCTTAACTAATATAAATAGACAGATTCATGCCACCCGATCAACAGTGGGAAAGGCAAAGGTAGAAGTAATGAAGGAAAGGATTCAGGATATCAATCCTAAAGCAGAGGTTATAACCTATAAGGAGCTTTATAACAGCGAAACCGCAGAAAGATTGTTGTGTCAGGATTATGATTATGTAATTGATGCAATTGATATGGTTACAGCAAAACTAGACTTAGTTGTCCGTTGTAAAGAAAGAAATATCCCTATCATTAGTAGTATGGGAGCAGGCAATAAATTAGATCCTACAAAATTTATTATAGAAGATATTTATAAAACCTCTATATGTCCCTTAGCAAAGGTCATGCGTAAAGAGTTAAGAAAAAGAGGTATTAAGGATTTAAAGGTAGTCTACTCACAAGAAAAACCAATCACTCCTCTAATAATTGATAATGACTGCAAAACCGACTGTATTTGTCCTAACAAAGATAGAACCTGTACTGTTAGACATCAAATCCCTGGTAGTATGGCCTTTGTACCTTCTGCTGTAGGGTTAATTATTGCTTCAGTGGTTGTTAGAGATTTGATAAATTGGGAATATAGTTAG
- a CDS encoding threonine/serine exporter family protein, which produces MMYINNFIYAFICTVGFAILFNVPKTSLIKSGFGGALGWTVFLFINNYFESIVVSTFIASFIIALIGEFFAIVDKMPLTVYIIPGIVPLVPGFGLYYTMLSILEKNYELAINYGSESMLIAIAIGGALTIVLSLSSYRKQKKKI; this is translated from the coding sequence ATGATGTATATTAATAATTTTATCTATGCTTTTATTTGTACAGTAGGGTTTGCTATTCTCTTTAATGTGCCAAAAACTTCCTTAATCAAATCTGGCTTTGGGGGAGCCTTGGGATGGACTGTTTTTCTATTTATAAATAATTATTTTGAATCTATTGTTGTTTCTACCTTTATTGCTTCTTTTATTATAGCTTTGATAGGAGAATTTTTTGCAATTGTAGATAAAATGCCTCTTACGGTTTATATTATACCTGGTATTGTCCCTTTGGTTCCTGGATTTGGACTTTACTATACAATGCTCTCCATTTTAGAAAAAAACTATGAATTGGCTATCAATTATGGAAGTGAATCTATGTTAATTGCTATTGCTATAGGTGGAGCTTTAACAATCGTCTTATCCTTAAGCTCTTATCGAAAACAGAAAAAGAAGATCTAA
- a CDS encoding SoxR reducing system RseC family protein produces the protein MKQCGVITSVNDGMAKILMERHSSCGSCNACKMGKEDMKMEIEAINKANAQVGQRVEVSMEEQNLLAAAFIVYIIPLTALIIGVVLTSTLLTALGSGENDIYPALMGFIFMALTFVGIKKKEKDRKSNTKYIPVITAIVNNEMTEK, from the coding sequence GTGAAACAATGTGGTGTAATTACTAGTGTAAATGATGGAATGGCAAAGATCTTAATGGAGCGACATTCAAGTTGTGGTAGTTGTAACGCTTGCAAGATGGGGAAAGAAGATATGAAAATGGAGATAGAAGCAATAAATAAAGCAAATGCACAGGTTGGACAAAGAGTAGAAGTAAGTATGGAAGAACAAAACCTTCTAGCAGCTGCCTTTATTGTATATATTATCCCTTTGACGGCATTAATTATAGGTGTTGTACTGACTAGTACCCTATTAACTGCTTTAGGAAGTGGAGAAAACGACATTTATCCTGCTTTAATGGGCTTTATATTTATGGCATTAACCTTTGTTGGTATTAAGAAAAAGGAAAAAGACAGGAAATCTAATACGAAATATATTCCTGTCATTACAGCTATTGTTAATAATGAGATGACCGAAAAGTAG
- a CDS encoding RelA/SpoT family protein, whose translation MLENLIAMIEEYSPQCDVELIIKAYNFSEASHAGQYRRSGERYFIHPLEVAKILVELQMDSTTIAAGLLHDVIEDTSYDYNKIKEAFGEEIAELVEGVTKLTRLSFESKEERQAENLRKMFVAMAKDIRVILIKLADRLHNMRTLKYQTDEKKKEKALETLEIFAPIAHRLGISRIKWELEDLCLRYIDPEGYYELVEKVAKKRKDREDFINNVIKQLKINLGEFEIENEISGRPKHFYSIYRKMTYQGKSFDEIFDFLAIRILVDNVKDCYGVLGVVHTMWKPIPGRFKDYIAMPKPNMYQSLHTTVIGPKGEPFEIQIRTYEMHQIAEYGIAAHWKYKENQITNEKIEIDDKLAWLRQMLEWEKETKDPKEFMESLKVDLFTNEVFVFTPKGKVINLPTGATPVDFAYKIHSDVGNKCVGAKVDGRMVPIDYKLKNGNIVEILTSGHSNGPSRDWLKIVKSSQAKTKIKQWFKKERREENVSRGKEILEKEVKRQGLNSTEALQMKLLNTIAKKLSLNNEEDLYAAIGYGGITLTQVIPKIKEYIKKENPQPLEVQEKDIVASNRTTDGRNKSKQSQGVTVKGIDNIMVRFSRCCNPVPGDEIIGYITRGRGVSIHRKDCPNLYDNSETTERFIDVEWDTSKSIAFQVEIQIKATDRKGLLSELTQILSETKVTVHVLNARTNKEKIALLNLILEVNSIEDLNKLMEKFKRVKGVLDVFRVIT comes from the coding sequence ATTGAAGATACAAGCTATGATTATAATAAAATAAAAGAAGCATTTGGCGAAGAGATAGCAGAATTGGTGGAAGGGGTTACAAAGTTAACCAGGCTTTCTTTTGAATCAAAAGAAGAAAGACAAGCAGAAAATCTCCGAAAAATGTTTGTGGCAATGGCTAAGGATATTAGGGTTATTCTTATAAAATTAGCTGATAGATTGCATAATATGCGAACCTTGAAATATCAAACAGATGAAAAAAAGAAGGAAAAGGCTTTAGAAACCCTAGAAATTTTTGCCCCAATTGCCCATCGACTAGGTATATCAAGAATTAAATGGGAACTGGAGGATCTTTGCTTAAGATATATTGATCCTGAAGGCTATTACGAATTAGTAGAAAAGGTTGCAAAAAAACGTAAAGATAGGGAAGACTTTATCAATAATGTTATTAAACAGCTCAAAATAAATCTAGGCGAGTTTGAGATTGAAAATGAAATATCTGGAAGACCAAAACACTTTTACAGTATCTATCGTAAAATGACCTATCAAGGAAAATCCTTTGATGAAATATTTGATTTTTTGGCGATAAGAATATTGGTAGATAATGTAAAGGATTGTTATGGCGTATTGGGGGTTGTCCATACAATGTGGAAACCCATTCCTGGAAGATTTAAAGACTATATAGCTATGCCTAAGCCCAATATGTATCAATCCCTTCACACAACTGTTATTGGGCCTAAAGGGGAACCTTTTGAGATACAAATTAGAACCTATGAAATGCATCAAATTGCTGAATACGGTATTGCAGCCCACTGGAAGTACAAAGAAAATCAAATAACCAATGAAAAAATAGAAATTGATGATAAACTAGCATGGCTAAGACAGATGTTGGAATGGGAAAAGGAGACAAAGGATCCAAAAGAATTTATGGAGTCTTTAAAAGTAGATCTTTTTACCAATGAAGTATTTGTCTTTACCCCAAAAGGAAAGGTAATTAATTTACCTACAGGGGCAACGCCTGTAGATTTTGCATATAAAATACATTCTGATGTAGGCAATAAATGTGTTGGTGCAAAAGTAGATGGGCGAATGGTACCAATTGATTATAAACTTAAAAATGGAAATATTGTAGAAATCTTAACTTCTGGTCACAGCAATGGTCCCAGCAGGGATTGGCTAAAAATTGTAAAAAGCTCCCAAGCAAAAACAAAAATCAAACAATGGTTTAAAAAAGAACGTAGAGAAGAAAACGTTAGTAGAGGTAAGGAAATTCTAGAAAAAGAAGTTAAACGGCAGGGTTTAAATAGCACTGAAGCATTGCAGATGAAGCTGTTAAATACAATTGCAAAGAAATTAAGCTTAAACAATGAAGAGGATTTGTATGCAGCTATAGGATATGGTGGTATTACCCTTACCCAAGTAATTCCCAAAATAAAAGAATATATTAAGAAAGAAAATCCTCAGCCCTTAGAAGTTCAAGAGAAGGATATTGTTGCTTCTAATAGAACTACTGATGGTCGCAATAAATCCAAACAAAGTCAAGGAGTTACTGTTAAAGGAATAGACAACATTATGGTTCGTTTTTCTCGATGCTGCAATCCAGTTCCAGGGGATGAAATTATTGGATATATTACTAGAGGTAGAGGCGTTTCAATTCATAGAAAAGATTGTCCTAATCTATATGACAATAGCGAAACTACAGAAAGATTTATTGATGTGGAATGGGATACCAGTAAATCTATTGCCTTCCAAGTAGAGATCCAAATAAAGGCAACAGATCGCAAGGGACTTTTATCGGAACTAACACAAATTTTATCAGAAACAAAAGTAACCGTACATGTATTAAATGCTCGAACCAATAAAGAGAAAATAGCTCTATTGAATCTTATTTTAGAGGTAAATAGCATTGAAGATTTAAACAAATTAATGGAAAAGTTTAAACGAGTAAAGGGCGTATTAGATGTTTTCAGAGTAATAACGTAA
- the aspS gene encoding aspartate--tRNA ligase, with protein MTSILIKRTHECGTLKVQNIGEQVSLNGWVQKRRDLGGLIFVDLRDRSGLVQIVFDKDISLEAFEMAEELGSEYVIAVRGKIYKRQSINPNIPTGEIEIFAESLQILNTAETTPIYIKDDDDVSENLRLKYRYLDLRKSSMQYNLIFRSKVANIVRNFLSQEGFIEVETPMLTKTTPEGARDYLVPSRVNPGKFFALPQSPQLFKQLLMVSGMEKYFQIVKCFRDEDLRADRQPEFTQIDCEMSFVDIEDVLAVNERLLKKVFKDALDIDIQLPIERLSYEEAMERYGSDKPDTRFGFELVDVSQAVKDSGFKVFTETLQHGGFVKTININGYGDKFSRKDITSLEEIAKTYGAKGLAWMKVTDEGITSPIAKFFSEAELKDILQLTNGQAGDLLLFVADKLQVVYDALGHLRLEAAKRLDLLDRNEYKLLWVTEFPLLEYDEEDNRYVAKHHPFTAPMDEDIDMLETTPEKVRAKAYDIVLNGHEIGGGSIRIFSSQLQQKMFEVLGFSQEEAWEKFGFLLEAFKYGTPPHGGIAFGLDRLVMLLLKEDNIRQVIAFPKTQNATCPLTNAPSYADEKQLKELNIQSITTKES; from the coding sequence ATGACATCAATTCTAATAAAAAGAACCCATGAATGTGGAACCTTAAAGGTTCAAAACATAGGGGAACAGGTATCTTTAAATGGATGGGTTCAAAAAAGAAGAGACCTAGGAGGTCTTATTTTCGTTGACCTAAGAGACAGGTCAGGTTTAGTACAAATTGTGTTTGACAAAGATATATCATTAGAGGCTTTTGAAATGGCTGAGGAATTGGGAAGTGAATATGTAATTGCTGTAAGGGGAAAGATCTATAAAAGACAATCCATCAATCCCAATATACCTACTGGAGAGATAGAAATATTTGCAGAATCTTTACAAATCTTAAACACAGCTGAGACAACACCTATATATATTAAGGATGATGATGATGTTTCAGAAAACCTAAGATTAAAATATAGATACTTAGATTTAAGAAAATCCTCTATGCAATACAACCTAATTTTTCGATCTAAGGTAGCTAATATCGTGAGAAATTTTTTATCCCAAGAGGGATTTATAGAAGTTGAAACACCCATGTTAACCAAAACAACACCAGAAGGCGCTAGAGATTATTTAGTTCCAAGTAGAGTTAATCCTGGTAAGTTCTTCGCTTTACCCCAATCCCCTCAATTATTTAAACAATTGTTAATGGTTTCTGGTATGGAAAAATATTTTCAAATTGTTAAATGCTTTAGAGATGAGGATTTAAGGGCAGACCGACAACCAGAATTTACACAAATAGATTGTGAAATGTCCTTTGTTGATATAGAAGACGTTCTAGCTGTGAATGAAAGATTGTTAAAAAAAGTTTTTAAAGATGCATTAGATATTGATATTCAATTACCAATAGAAAGATTGAGCTATGAAGAAGCTATGGAACGCTATGGTTCTGATAAACCAGATACTAGATTTGGATTTGAATTAGTGGATGTTTCTCAAGCAGTAAAGGATTCTGGCTTTAAAGTGTTTACAGAAACCCTTCAGCATGGTGGTTTTGTTAAAACAATCAACATCAATGGCTATGGAGATAAATTTAGCAGAAAAGACATTACTAGCCTTGAGGAAATTGCGAAAACCTATGGTGCTAAGGGACTAGCTTGGATGAAAGTTACTGATGAAGGGATAACATCTCCTATCGCTAAGTTCTTTTCTGAGGCAGAATTAAAGGATATACTACAATTAACCAATGGACAAGCTGGGGATCTATTATTATTTGTTGCAGATAAACTTCAGGTTGTATATGATGCATTAGGACATTTAAGACTAGAGGCGGCAAAACGATTAGATTTATTAGACCGCAATGAATATAAGCTCCTATGGGTAACTGAATTCCCTTTATTAGAATATGATGAGGAAGATAATAGATATGTTGCAAAGCATCATCCATTTACTGCCCCTATGGATGAAGATATTGATATGCTGGAAACAACACCAGAAAAGGTGAGGGCAAAGGCCTATGATATTGTACTAAATGGACATGAAATAGGTGGGGGAAGTATTAGAATTTTCTCCTCTCAGCTTCAACAAAAAATGTTTGAAGTTTTAGGATTTAGTCAAGAAGAAGCATGGGAAAAGTTTGGCTTTTTATTAGAAGCCTTTAAATATGGCACACCACCCCATGGCGGTATAGCCTTTGGCCTAGATAGACTAGTAATGCTTCTACTTAAAGAAGATAACATACGCCAAGTTATTGCTTTTCCAAAGACTCAAAATGCAACCTGTCCACTAACCAATGCCCCATCCTATGCAGACGAAAAACAACTCAAGGAACTAAATATCCAATCAATTACCACAAAAGAATCCTAA
- a CDS encoding serine hydroxymethyltransferase yields the protein MNFDILKKIDPEILEVIEKEKKRQEGNIELIASENFASTAVMETMGSYLTNKYAEGYPGKRYYGGCEEVDVAENLARDRLKQLFSAEYANVQPHSGANANLGVYFAILKPGDKVLGMNLSHGGHLTHGSPVNISGVYYNFVDYGVDQHNQLIDYEEVRRIAQEEKPKLIVAGASAYPRKINFKKFKEIADEIGAYLMVDMAHIAGLVAANLHENPCDYADFVTTTTHKTLRGPRGGAILCKEKYGKMIDKAIFPGIQGGPLMHVIAAKAVAFKEALTDEFKAYQQKVVQNAKILGEELEKRGFNLVSGGTDNHLLLIDLRNKNITGKDAEKLLDEVGITVNKNTIPFDPESPFVTSGIRIGTPAVTTRGMEEKDMIKIAEMMDTIISNPDKIKEVSQMVTELCSEFKLYD from the coding sequence ATGAACTTTGACATTTTAAAAAAGATAGATCCAGAAATCCTAGAAGTTATTGAAAAAGAAAAAAAACGACAAGAAGGAAATATTGAACTAATTGCTTCGGAGAACTTTGCTTCTACTGCAGTAATGGAGACGATGGGCAGTTACTTAACAAATAAGTATGCAGAAGGATATCCAGGGAAAAGATACTATGGAGGCTGCGAGGAAGTAGACGTAGCAGAGAATTTAGCTAGAGATAGACTAAAACAATTATTTAGTGCGGAATATGCCAATGTACAACCCCATTCAGGAGCAAATGCAAATTTAGGAGTATATTTTGCTATTTTAAAACCTGGAGATAAAGTATTAGGAATGAATTTGTCCCATGGGGGACATCTAACCCATGGAAGTCCAGTAAATATTTCAGGAGTATATTATAATTTTGTAGATTATGGAGTAGACCAACATAATCAATTAATTGATTATGAAGAAGTCAGAAGGATTGCTCAGGAAGAAAAACCAAAGCTGATTGTGGCAGGTGCTAGTGCATATCCTAGAAAAATAAATTTTAAAAAATTCAAAGAAATTGCAGATGAGATAGGCGCATATCTTATGGTAGATATGGCTCATATTGCTGGACTAGTAGCAGCTAATCTCCATGAGAATCCTTGTGATTATGCGGATTTCGTAACGACAACAACCCATAAAACCCTGAGGGGACCAAGGGGGGGAGCTATCCTTTGTAAAGAAAAATATGGGAAAATGATTGATAAAGCAATTTTTCCTGGTATACAAGGAGGACCCTTAATGCACGTTATTGCAGCTAAAGCAGTGGCTTTTAAGGAAGCACTGACGGATGAATTTAAAGCCTATCAACAAAAGGTTGTTCAAAATGCTAAAATATTAGGAGAAGAACTAGAAAAAAGAGGCTTTAATTTAGTATCAGGAGGTACTGACAATCACCTTTTATTGATTGACCTGAGAAATAAAAATATTACAGGAAAAGATGCAGAAAAGCTGTTGGATGAGGTAGGCATAACAGTAAATAAGAATACTATACCATTTGATCCTGAAAGTCCCTTCGTTACCAGTGGAATAAGAATTGGCACACCAGCTGTAACAACAAGGGGAATGGAGGAAAAAGACATGATTAAAATTGCAGAAATGATGGACACTATTATCTCCAATCCTGATAAGATTAAAGAAGTTTCTCAAATGGTTACAGAGCTTTGTAGTGAGTTTAAACTATACGACTAA
- a CDS encoding MBL fold metallo-hydrolase translates to MFLERTEVGVYGANCYILADDKTNEAAVIDPGGDADKIVKILKDNELQLKYIILTHGHGDHIGGLRELKQKTNAPIYIHRDDLYLLQDKNKNFSALMGGPEIEMEADAFLEDGDVLKLGDLTLKTIHTPGHTRGGICIHVDNILLTGDTLFANSIGRTDLDGGNHQQIIQSIKEKLMILQDDTTVLPGHGPASKIGIEKTTNPFIK, encoded by the coding sequence ATGTTTTTAGAAAGAACAGAAGTTGGAGTTTATGGAGCAAACTGTTATATTTTAGCAGATGATAAAACAAATGAAGCAGCTGTTATAGACCCCGGTGGAGATGCTGATAAAATTGTAAAGATACTTAAAGACAACGAATTACAATTAAAGTATATCATATTAACCCACGGACATGGGGATCATATTGGTGGATTAAGGGAATTAAAACAAAAGACCAATGCTCCCATCTATATCCATAGAGATGATTTATATTTATTACAGGATAAAAACAAAAACTTTTCAGCTTTAATGGGGGGCCCTGAAATTGAAATGGAGGCAGATGCTTTTTTAGAGGATGGAGATGTGTTAAAATTAGGAGACCTTACTTTAAAAACCATCCACACTCCAGGACATACTAGAGGTGGAATATGTATACATGTAGACAACATTTTGTTGACTGGAGATACTTTATTTGCCAATTCCATTGGTAGAACAGATTTAGATGGTGGTAATCATCAACAAATCATTCAGTCAATCAAAGAAAAACTAATGATTCTACAGGACGATACTACTGTTTTACCTGGGCATGGACCAGCTAGTAAAATAGGAATAGAAAAAACTACCAATCCCTTTATAAAATGA
- the hemZ gene encoding coproporphyrinogen dehydrogenase HemZ, which produces MITVLLIGHDYQYEVKELLKLFYTVEDIEIIQPLQKSFHETMIQTAKNTIISKFLTEENRGTVITEGNFRGKKQKIETSFLLENNILDTRKKAKQAIKSSMFQLLTKEKDKNLPWGFLTGIRPTKIVHELMEKDLSDEEILGVLTEEYFIVEEKALLLLGIAKTEHQYVYPIDENKVSLYISIPFCPTRCVYCSFPSNPLNKFEEYVPQYVEALCQEIVGVGEMLSKMGKEVETLYIGGGTPTTLKVEEFFQLFHTIFASFDLKNLKEFTVEAGRPDTIDKKKLVFLKNSGVTRISINPQTMNDCTLQKIGRKHSAKEIVEAYQLAKDVGFENINMDIIIGLPGENPDMVCHTMEEIKKLSPNNLTVHTLAIKNASKLKEDQYHTKIEEDHIMKMLEITAEYAREMGLKPYYMYRQKHMVGNLENIGYAKPGYECIYNIQIMEEKQTIIAMGAGAVSKIVFPKENRLERVPNVKNLEQYLNRAEEMIERKKKPLN; this is translated from the coding sequence ATGATTACAGTCCTACTAATAGGTCATGACTATCAATATGAGGTTAAAGAATTATTAAAACTATTTTATACAGTTGAGGATATTGAAATTATTCAGCCTTTGCAAAAATCTTTTCATGAAACTATGATACAAACTGCAAAAAATACAATTATAAGCAAATTTCTTACTGAAGAAAATAGAGGAACTGTCATAACTGAAGGAAATTTTCGCGGCAAGAAACAAAAAATAGAAACTAGTTTTTTATTAGAAAATAATATACTGGACACACGAAAAAAAGCGAAACAGGCAATTAAATCCAGTATGTTTCAACTCCTCACTAAAGAAAAAGATAAAAACCTACCTTGGGGATTTTTAACGGGCATAAGACCAACAAAAATTGTCCACGAATTAATGGAAAAGGATTTAAGTGATGAAGAAATTCTTGGGGTTTTAACCGAAGAATATTTTATTGTCGAGGAAAAGGCACTGCTTTTATTAGGGATAGCAAAAACAGAACATCAGTATGTTTATCCAATAGATGAAAACAAAGTAAGCCTATATATAAGCATACCTTTTTGTCCTACAAGATGTGTTTATTGCTCCTTTCCTTCAAATCCACTAAATAAGTTTGAAGAATATGTTCCCCAATACGTGGAAGCACTATGTCAAGAAATAGTAGGGGTAGGAGAAATGTTAAGTAAAATGGGCAAAGAAGTGGAAACCCTTTATATTGGAGGGGGAACGCCTACAACATTAAAGGTTGAAGAATTTTTTCAACTTTTTCATACAATTTTTGCATCATTTGATCTGAAAAATCTTAAGGAATTTACTGTAGAAGCGGGACGACCTGATACTATTGATAAAAAAAAGCTAGTTTTCTTAAAAAACAGCGGAGTTACAAGAATAAGTATCAATCCTCAAACAATGAACGATTGTACTCTGCAAAAGATAGGTAGAAAACACTCTGCAAAAGAAATTGTTGAGGCCTATCAACTAGCTAAAGATGTGGGCTTCGAAAATATAAATATGGATATTATTATTGGATTGCCAGGAGAAAATCCAGATATGGTTTGTCATACTATGGAGGAGATAAAGAAGTTGTCTCCCAACAACTTAACTGTTCACACCTTAGCAATTAAAAATGCATCAAAGCTGAAGGAGGACCAGTATCATACAAAAATTGAAGAAGATCATATCATGAAAATGTTAGAGATTACTGCAGAATATGCAAGAGAAATGGGCTTAAAACCTTACTATATGTATAGACAAAAACATATGGTGGGCAATTTAGAGAATATAGGTTATGCTAAACCCGGCTACGAATGCATTTACAACATACAAATTATGGAAGAAAAGCAAACGATTATAGCTATGGGTGCAGGTGCAGTGTCGAAAATTGTATTTCCTAAAGAAAACCGTCTTGAACGGGTTCCAAACGTCAAAAATTTAGAGCAGTATTTAAATCGTGCAGAGGAAATGATTGAGCGTAAGAAAAAACCACTTAACTAG
- the dtd gene encoding D-aminoacyl-tRNA deacylase — protein sequence MRAVVQRIRDGKVMVDNETTGEVKQGLLVYLGVGHDDTSEDIKYMVEKIGNLRIFEDENEKMNLSIIDTGGKLLVVSQFTLMGDCRKGRRPSFIEAARPEIAEGLYNEFVDYARSLGIEVATGVFQAHMMVHSINDGPVTMLLDSKKLF from the coding sequence ATGAGGGCAGTTGTACAGAGAATCCGTGATGGTAAAGTGATGGTGGATAACGAAACAACAGGGGAAGTTAAACAGGGATTACTAGTTTATCTAGGCGTAGGTCATGATGATACATCAGAAGATATAAAATATATGGTAGAAAAAATTGGAAACCTAAGGATATTTGAAGATGAAAATGAAAAAATGAACCTATCGATTATAGATACTGGGGGAAAACTATTGGTGGTATCTCAGTTTACTCTTATGGGTGATTGTAGAAAGGGCAGGAGACCTAGCTTTATAGAAGCAGCAAGACCTGAAATAGCAGAAGGCTTATATAATGAGTTTGTAGACTATGCTAGAAGCCTTGGTATAGAAGTAGCTACTGGAGTTTTTCAAGCCCATATGATGGTACATTCTATTAATGACGGGCCAGTAACGATGCTACTTGATAGCAAAAAACTTTTTTAA
- a CDS encoding threonine/serine exporter family protein, translating to MIYTNRKKILVLALYAGEIILKNGGETYRVEDTIMRICKSRGFSYVDSYVTPTGIFVSVDNKSENQDEILSYVKRIKSRTINLNKVAKVNDFSRRFVETDIGVEEGIKILKSIDYLLPYPYYIHAIFGGLASGFFALLFGANFLEFLSAFLTSILVTYTLKFLDSIEFPPFLTHISAGAVAAIMAILLSLLHPLINIDKVIIGAIMVMVPGVAITNAVRDSIAGDLVAGLSRAAEALIIATSIAFGVGFILRLWLFITGGTLL from the coding sequence ATGATTTATACAAATAGAAAAAAGATTCTTGTATTAGCCCTTTATGCAGGAGAAATTATTTTAAAAAATGGTGGTGAAACCTATCGAGTTGAGGATACTATAATGAGAATATGTAAATCTAGGGGTTTCTCTTATGTTGATTCCTATGTAACACCTACAGGTATTTTTGTTTCTGTTGACAATAAAAGCGAAAACCAAGATGAAATTTTATCTTATGTTAAGCGAATCAAGTCCAGAACCATTAATTTAAATAAGGTTGCCAAAGTCAATGATTTTTCTAGAAGATTTGTTGAAACTGATATAGGCGTGGAGGAGGGTATAAAAATTTTAAAGAGCATCGATTATTTACTACCTTATCCTTACTATATCCATGCCATATTTGGGGGTCTTGCAAGTGGTTTTTTTGCACTACTGTTTGGGGCAAATTTTTTAGAGTTTCTTAGTGCTTTTCTCACTAGTATTTTAGTAACCTATACATTAAAATTTTTAGATAGCATTGAATTTCCCCCATTTCTTACACATATTTCTGCAGGTGCTGTAGCTGCTATTATGGCTATTTTATTATCTTTGCTACACCCCCTTATTAATATCGACAAGGTTATTATTGGAGCCATCATGGTGATGGTGCCTGGTGTAGCAATAACAAATGCTGTCCGAGACTCTATTGCCGGTGATTTGGTGGCAGGTTTATCTAGAGCTGCAGAAGCTCTAATTATTGCAACTTCTATTGCCTTTGGTGTAGGATTTATTCTAAGACTTTGGTTATTTATCACAGGAGGTACTTTATTATGA